A section of the Babylonia areolata isolate BAREFJ2019XMU chromosome 1, ASM4173473v1, whole genome shotgun sequence genome encodes:
- the LOC143287071 gene encoding uncharacterized protein LOC143287071, with the protein MAALPAFATCLLALLTLETYQGVEAIDCYDCVSVAGSNLACEDKFRQDLSTVHLISRDCKYDLFPATHCFKVKGLKKDGSHFIVRSCSDDGWGSNCGAITYVTDDGAGERISGCLTTCNFDGCNSAPSHLLPSLLPLLAAGILAATSQTLLRLC; encoded by the exons ATGGCCGCCCTTCCCGCCTTCGCCACGTGCCTTTTGGCCCTCCTCACCCTGGAGACATATCAAG ggGTGGAGGCCATCGACTGCTACGACTGTGTCTCGGTGGCGGGCAGCAACCTGGCTTGTGAGGACAAGTTCCGCCAGGACCTCAGCACCGTGCACCTCATCAGCAGGGACTGTAAATACGACCTCTTTCCCGCCACCCACTGCTTCAAAGTGAAGGGCCTCAAAA AGGACGGTAGCCACTTCATTGTCCGCAGTTGCAGCGACGATGGCTGGGGCAGCAACTGCGGGGCCATCACCTACGTGACGGACGATGGAGCGGGTGAGCGCATAAGCGGTTGCCTCACCACCTGCAATTTCGACGGCTGCAACAGTGCCCCCTcccatctccttccctctctcctccccctcctggcgGCTGGGATTCTGGCAGCGACGTCGCAGACTCTGCTGAGGCtgtgttaa